A DNA window from Shewanella baltica contains the following coding sequences:
- a CDS encoding DUF7281 domain-containing protein, with the protein MARLGQQQLQLLEKAFIKRSPKVKLTANWRAIYRELEVGELDESEKHLCFAPRDFDLLRQGVLALMGLDLRDLDFNVDRMAMSAKSHNEKLAKIRPEAEYVLLKFLGFQSPPVAISALSSLRISLDEAQKHCRELHVAAILVVENLDVFDVIHQARLPEDLTNLMVIYRGSGHHSPLGVRHFLQAMAGELPIIAFTDLDPAGLQIAHTLMGVTHCLVPQLALTAAAELLGIGQINSTYDFDKQAKQTKYLQHADLKRWQELAFWLTQHSISIKQQHLLAHGLELVLVPYI; encoded by the coding sequence ATGGCTCGCCTAGGCCAGCAACAACTGCAGCTGTTGGAGAAGGCTTTTATTAAGCGTTCTCCAAAGGTTAAGCTCACGGCTAACTGGCGCGCGATTTACCGCGAGTTAGAAGTGGGTGAGTTAGACGAGTCTGAAAAGCATTTGTGCTTTGCGCCCCGAGATTTTGATCTGTTAAGGCAAGGCGTGTTGGCGCTAATGGGACTTGATCTCCGGGATCTGGATTTCAACGTCGATCGCATGGCGATGTCCGCCAAAAGTCATAATGAGAAGCTAGCCAAGATCCGCCCAGAAGCCGAGTATGTGTTACTCAAGTTTCTGGGCTTTCAATCGCCACCTGTTGCAATATCCGCTTTATCCTCGCTGCGTATTTCTTTGGATGAAGCACAAAAGCATTGCCGTGAACTTCATGTCGCAGCCATCTTAGTGGTTGAAAACTTGGATGTGTTTGATGTTATCCATCAAGCGCGTTTACCTGAGGATCTAACGAACCTCATGGTTATTTACCGTGGCAGCGGTCATCATTCACCGCTTGGTGTGCGGCATTTTTTGCAAGCTATGGCAGGCGAGCTGCCGATTATCGCCTTTACCGACTTAGATCCCGCAGGGCTGCAAATCGCCCATACCTTAATGGGGGTGACCCATTGCCTTGTGCCGCAACTTGCGCTGACGGCTGCTGCCGAGTTGTTGGGCATTGGGCAAATTAATTCAACCTATGATTTCGACAAGCAAGCGAAACAGACCAAATATCTTCAGCATGCCGATTTAAAGCGTTGGCAAGAATTAGCTTTTTGGTTAACTCAACACAGTATTAGCATCAAACAGCAACACCTGCTAGCTCACGGGCTTGAACTAGTGTTAGTGCCATATATTTAG
- a CDS encoding response regulator transcription factor produces the protein MSLALPVYLIDDDDSVRRSLRFMLESYGLKITDFDSAEAFFTAVDLTLPGCALVDVRMPGLSGPQLHLELVAKNSPLAVIYLTGHGDVPMAVEALKLGAVDFFQKPADGAKLAEAVLKALEHTKAHHQDNQYLETYQALTPREREILNLIAQGLKNQEIADSLCIAMRTVEIHRANLMKGMQVGSLAEMMLIYSRIADRLRLEDNR, from the coding sequence ATGAGTCTTGCGTTACCTGTGTATTTAATCGATGACGATGACTCAGTGCGTCGTTCTTTGCGTTTTATGCTTGAAAGTTATGGTCTCAAGATCACCGACTTTGATAGCGCCGAAGCCTTTTTTACCGCAGTTGACTTAACCCTGCCGGGTTGTGCGCTGGTTGATGTGCGTATGCCGGGCTTGAGCGGCCCGCAGTTGCATCTTGAATTAGTCGCCAAAAATAGTCCGTTAGCTGTGATTTATTTGACCGGACATGGCGATGTGCCTATGGCGGTTGAAGCGCTCAAACTCGGTGCGGTGGATTTTTTCCAAAAGCCCGCCGATGGCGCTAAGTTAGCCGAAGCGGTACTCAAAGCGTTGGAGCATACCAAGGCGCATCATCAAGACAATCAGTATCTTGAGACTTATCAAGCGCTCACGCCAAGGGAGCGGGAGATACTCAACCTGATTGCTCAAGGGTTGAAGAACCAAGAGATTGCCGATAGCCTTTGCATCGCCATGCGCACGGTCGAGATCCACCGCGCTAATTTGATGAAAGGCATGCAAGTGGGATCGTTGGCGGAAATGATGCTGATCTATAGCCGGATCGCTGATCGCCTGCGCCTTGAAGATAACCGCTAA
- a CDS encoding ATP-binding protein yields the protein MASLIRIVLIDTHLPGVVELALNGHTNICGTNASGKTTLQRLVPVFYGEYPSRVVPSTRDSFERWYLPHDSSYIIYEYQKADGLLYQAVLASAGDGKGVNYRFIAKGFELSDYIKSQNGDTILCHTMAELGRDLKRAGIATTNLLNTREYRAIIQNDRTLLSTGSNRSELRGYARQFALCEDEHSLRHIEKLAKAVHSKEGKMETVKSMIAAILEEDGVNPPSSRLNPQRVEAWIRESQLIQGFEVIRPEFEKLEQEFNQLLSAELRLSSLSRGYRNDETLEADRQDIQQTLSKELNLKLRLLDDEWKEQRDELNLDLSAAKGDVAKCEYELDAIEDQHSAFLDANIEQAKADLEMLPNWRTDVENLSERHKLQTEKHQDIEAAYNARRSKIGEQLNRELEGLHSDQDKQREARDKQREVARTDIDALELQWRNQMDAGKASFSEQEYQFKLTAAELKLRVDGVTYTEEEKLSLAIFDERIHRADEEQESCNAKVERLSSDERKLRAKRDQANEALRIATLRVNERQTALDELHHMLFPQSHTLLEFLRKEAQGWEQSLGKVIAPELLHRTDLHPSLVTESSEAFFGVHLDLKAIDVPEYAASEQELRIRLSKAEEAHTSAQEMQAEAESQLVAINGELDNLSRELTFARTAYKNSRDDLRRLFDEKRSEQDKINKALSDRKAHAGQRLTQLDGELKQLKHQHELWLEEQKEQALEARMEKQAYWQEVIGALDNQLGQIKATIEGRRESAKIEQKACETWYKNELKSRGVDEDNILKLKQQIRELETQISRAEQRRSDVLRFDDWYQHTWLARKPKLQTQLADVKRAVSEIDQQLKAKTLDVKTRRQQLETERKASDAAQVEASENLTKLRAVMRKLAELKLPTNNEEAQGSLGERLRQGEDLLLKRDYLMGSVKQYVEHFDSVIASKSGSGLAETWERAREESSFINDKGIRLLDYRKLVPQLEQLLNVIVPQSITALREQGRIFGVDLTAFYDVLADIDRRIASQSARITREVGEELFLEGVSESAVRIRSRISELEFWPELEQFVKAFKHWKADGFNGLPDEDYTNSMRRALDIIGRAALTGGISKLLEIELRLKEGNSDLIIRTDRQLNESSSHGMAYLILCKFLLAFTRLLRGRADVTIHWPIDELGTLHHTNVKKIFDACENNNICVLGAFPNPESEVLNLFANRYIINKQTKKLQVVKPKVNPIADMLNKRLSKEAI from the coding sequence ATGGCAAGCTTGATTCGTATTGTGCTGATTGATACGCACCTTCCGGGCGTTGTGGAACTCGCCCTCAATGGCCATACCAACATTTGTGGTACTAACGCCTCAGGTAAGACGACATTACAACGTCTAGTCCCTGTTTTTTATGGCGAATACCCAAGCCGCGTGGTGCCTTCGACCCGCGACAGTTTCGAGCGTTGGTATTTGCCACACGATTCAAGCTACATCATTTACGAATATCAAAAAGCCGATGGCTTACTGTATCAAGCCGTGCTGGCCTCGGCGGGCGATGGCAAGGGCGTTAATTATCGCTTTATCGCCAAAGGTTTTGAGCTAAGCGATTATATTAAATCGCAAAATGGCGACACTATTCTGTGCCACACCATGGCGGAATTAGGCCGTGATTTAAAACGTGCCGGCATCGCCACCACTAACTTGCTCAACACCCGCGAATATCGCGCCATTATTCAAAACGATCGCACCCTATTAAGCACGGGCAGCAACCGCAGCGAACTGCGCGGCTATGCCCGTCAATTTGCCCTGTGTGAGGACGAGCATTCCCTGCGCCACATCGAAAAACTCGCCAAAGCGGTGCACTCCAAAGAAGGCAAGATGGAGACGGTCAAATCCATGATCGCCGCTATTTTGGAGGAAGACGGGGTTAATCCGCCCAGCTCTCGCTTAAATCCGCAGCGCGTTGAAGCGTGGATCCGTGAAAGCCAACTTATCCAAGGGTTTGAAGTCATTCGCCCTGAGTTTGAAAAACTCGAGCAAGAATTTAACCAACTGCTCAGCGCCGAACTGCGCTTATCAAGCTTGTCCCGTGGTTATCGTAACGATGAAACCTTAGAAGCCGATCGCCAAGATATTCAGCAAACCTTATCTAAAGAGCTGAATTTAAAACTCAGATTGCTCGACGATGAATGGAAAGAGCAGCGCGATGAGCTCAACCTCGATTTATCGGCCGCCAAAGGCGATGTGGCCAAGTGCGAGTACGAACTCGATGCCATTGAAGATCAGCACAGCGCCTTTTTAGATGCCAACATAGAGCAAGCTAAGGCCGATCTCGAGATGCTGCCGAACTGGCGCACCGATGTTGAAAACTTAAGTGAACGCCATAAGCTGCAAACCGAGAAGCACCAAGATATCGAGGCGGCCTACAATGCCCGTCGCAGTAAGATTGGCGAGCAGCTAAACCGCGAGTTAGAGGGGCTGCATAGCGACCAAGACAAGCAGCGCGAAGCCCGCGATAAGCAACGCGAAGTCGCGCGCACCGATATTGACGCCTTAGAGCTGCAATGGCGCAACCAAATGGATGCGGGTAAGGCCAGCTTTAGCGAGCAGGAATACCAATTCAAACTCACTGCCGCCGAGCTTAAATTACGAGTCGACGGCGTGACTTACACCGAAGAAGAAAAGCTGAGTCTCGCGATTTTCGACGAACGTATTCACCGCGCCGATGAAGAACAAGAAAGCTGCAATGCCAAGGTTGAGCGCTTAAGCAGCGATGAGCGCAAGCTTAGAGCCAAACGCGACCAAGCCAACGAAGCCTTGCGTATCGCCACCTTAAGGGTGAACGAGCGTCAAACTGCGCTGGATGAACTGCACCATATGCTGTTCCCGCAATCCCATACCCTTTTGGAGTTTCTGCGTAAGGAAGCCCAGGGTTGGGAGCAAAGTTTAGGTAAAGTGATCGCGCCTGAACTACTGCATCGCACTGATTTACATCCAAGCTTAGTGACTGAATCGAGCGAAGCTTTCTTTGGCGTACATTTAGATCTTAAAGCGATCGATGTGCCTGAATATGCCGCCTCCGAGCAAGAGCTGCGGATTCGGTTAAGCAAAGCCGAAGAAGCTCACACTAGCGCCCAAGAAATGCAGGCCGAGGCCGAATCTCAGCTAGTGGCGATTAATGGCGAGTTGGATAATCTCAGCCGTGAACTCACTTTTGCCCGCACAGCGTATAAAAATAGCCGTGACGATCTGCGTCGTCTGTTCGATGAAAAGCGCAGTGAGCAAGATAAAATCAACAAAGCATTGAGCGATCGCAAAGCCCATGCGGGACAAAGACTGACCCAGTTGGATGGCGAGCTGAAACAGCTTAAACATCAGCACGAACTCTGGCTCGAAGAGCAAAAAGAGCAAGCGCTCGAAGCGCGCATGGAAAAACAAGCCTATTGGCAGGAAGTGATCGGCGCGCTCGACAATCAACTCGGCCAAATTAAAGCGACCATTGAAGGCCGCCGTGAAAGTGCCAAAATCGAGCAGAAAGCCTGCGAGACGTGGTACAAAAACGAGCTTAAATCCCGTGGTGTGGATGAGGATAATATCCTCAAACTCAAGCAACAAATTCGCGAGTTAGAAACCCAAATCAGCCGCGCTGAGCAGCGTCGCAGCGACGTACTGCGTTTCGATGATTGGTATCAACATACTTGGCTTGCGCGCAAACCTAAACTGCAAACTCAGCTTGCCGATGTGAAGCGCGCGGTATCGGAAATCGATCAACAGCTAAAGGCGAAAACCTTAGATGTGAAGACTCGCCGTCAACAACTTGAAACCGAACGTAAAGCGTCCGATGCGGCGCAGGTTGAAGCCTCAGAAAACTTAACGAAGTTACGTGCAGTAATGCGTAAACTCGCCGAGCTTAAGTTGCCGACCAATAACGAAGAAGCCCAAGGCAGCCTAGGCGAGCGTCTTCGCCAAGGTGAAGATTTGCTGCTGAAACGCGATTACTTGATGGGGTCAGTGAAGCAATATGTGGAGCATTTCGACTCAGTGATCGCCAGCAAGTCAGGTTCGGGCCTTGCGGAAACCTGGGAGCGTGCCCGTGAGGAATCGAGCTTTATCAACGACAAAGGCATTCGTCTGTTGGATTACCGCAAGTTAGTGCCACAGCTTGAGCAATTGCTGAACGTGATAGTGCCGCAGTCGATTACTGCGCTGCGTGAGCAAGGACGAATTTTTGGTGTCGACTTAACTGCCTTCTACGATGTATTAGCCGATATCGACCGTCGCATCGCGTCCCAAAGTGCGCGTATTACCCGCGAAGTGGGTGAAGAGTTATTCCTTGAGGGCGTGTCTGAATCGGCGGTACGTATTCGTTCGCGCATCAGCGAGTTAGAGTTCTGGCCTGAGCTTGAGCAGTTCGTCAAAGCCTTTAAACATTGGAAAGCCGATGGCTTTAATGGCTTGCCCGATGAGGATTACACCAACAGCATGCGCCGCGCCTTAGACATTATCGGCCGCGCCGCGTTAACTGGGGGCATCTCTAAGTTGCTGGAAATCGAGCTGCGCCTTAAAGAAGGTAACAGCGACTTAATTATCCGCACCGACAGACAGCTTAACGAATCCTCAAGCCATGGTATGGCGTATCTGATTTTGTGTAAGTTCCTGTTGGCATTCACGCGCTTGCTGCGTGGCCGCGCCGATGTGACCATTCACTGGCCAATTGATGAGTTGGGCACTTTGCACCATACCAACGTGAAGAAGATTTTCGACGCCTGCGAAAATAACAATATTTGTGTGCTGGGCGCCTTCCCGAACCCTGAGTCTGAGGTGCTGAACTTGTTCGCCAACCGTTACATTATCAACAAACAAACTAAGAAGTTGCAGGTGGTAAAACCTAAGGTCAACCCAATAGCAGACATGTTGAACAAGCGTTTGTCGAAGGAGGCCATCTAA